In a genomic window of Curtobacterium sp. MCBD17_035:
- a CDS encoding alpha/beta hydrolase, producing MPSPVRQRRHARGVARVGDHRRLPALTTVALVLALVLVLTGCVQGPTGDTNATVDAGPVIYPLSLRYPDVRTVSDVAYGEDRLQRLDVCLPAGHEAAAATATAAPLPGGGVGAQAGQGTTDRPAVMMIHGGSWSHGDKATAAYHAVCEYFASQGFVVFDVDYRLAPTDPFPAGLDDVRRALDWVFRATTLTRFRVDRERVGVFGGSAGGNLAAMLAVQDHASTAYASGDRIRAVAELSGPSDLTAASTGAGGVTPSFARKQLLYLGCTRYADCPAARRASPVDDVTAQTPPFFIGHSTHEFIPLWESQHLARALRRHGVPVTLVEVRGTAHSIAQLDRAMSERVVAYFRRRLG from the coding sequence ATGCCGTCTCCCGTCCGTCAGCGCCGTCACGCCCGCGGTGTCGCACGCGTCGGGGACCACCGACGGCTCCCGGCCCTCACCACGGTCGCGCTCGTGCTCGCGCTCGTGCTCGTGCTCACCGGATGCGTCCAGGGCCCCACCGGCGACACGAACGCCACGGTCGACGCGGGACCGGTGATCTACCCGCTGTCGCTGCGGTACCCGGACGTCCGGACCGTGTCCGACGTCGCGTACGGCGAGGACCGGCTGCAGCGCCTCGACGTCTGCCTGCCCGCCGGGCACGAGGCCGCCGCGGCGACCGCGACCGCTGCTCCCCTGCCGGGTGGCGGGGTCGGCGCGCAGGCGGGACAGGGCACCACCGACCGCCCTGCCGTCATGATGATCCACGGCGGCAGCTGGTCACACGGTGACAAGGCGACCGCGGCCTACCACGCGGTGTGCGAGTACTTCGCGTCCCAGGGCTTCGTGGTGTTCGACGTCGACTACCGCCTGGCGCCGACGGATCCGTTCCCCGCCGGACTCGACGACGTCCGGCGGGCCCTCGACTGGGTGTTCCGCGCGACGACGCTCACCCGGTTCCGCGTCGACCGGGAACGCGTGGGGGTGTTCGGCGGGAGCGCCGGCGGGAACCTCGCCGCGATGCTCGCGGTGCAGGACCACGCGTCGACCGCGTACGCGAGCGGGGACCGGATCCGGGCCGTCGCGGAGCTGAGCGGGCCCTCGGACCTGACGGCGGCCTCCACGGGCGCCGGCGGCGTGACGCCGTCGTTCGCTCGGAAACAGCTGCTCTACCTGGGATGCACCCGCTACGCCGACTGTCCGGCGGCGCGGCGGGCCTCCCCCGTCGACGACGTGACCGCGCAGACCCCGCCCTTCTTCATCGGGCACAGCACCCACGAGTTCATCCCGCTGTGGGAGTCGCAGCACCTGGCGCGCGCCCTGCGACGGCACGGCGTCCCCGTGACCCTCGTCGAGGTCCGCGGCACCGCGCACTCGATCGCGCAGCTCGACCGCGCGATGAGCGAACGGGTCGTCGCGTACTTCCGTCGCCGACTCGGCTGA
- a CDS encoding DEAD/DEAH box helicase: MSPFKKGAPSRADNTARHANGTPASRSPKHRGYRAEEPSAGRQKARWDAAERRDRAASGERSGRPNWEPRSNDDDRSRGRFPRDDRRGARSSDRDDRGGRSYDRSDRGGRSYDRSDRPQRPNDRDDRGGRSYDRSDRSDRPQRSYDRNDRPQRSFDRNDRSDRPQRPNDRDDRGGRSYDRSDRPQRSYDRDDRGGRSFDRSDRSDRPQRSFDRNDRSDRPQRSFDRNDRSDRPQRSFDRSDRPQRSFDRNDRSDRPQRSFDRSDRPQRSYDRDDRPQRSFDRNDRPQRSFDRDDRTGRTPRVAERSGRHFGDAREDRAAYVPADDVKLEKLQAEATVAADVEGVTFGDLGIGSNIVRVLAELGADRPFPIQAATIPDVLAGKDVLGRGRTGSGKTIAFGAPLVEKLMENGGGKNRRMGRNPRALILAPTRELALQIDRTVQPIARAVGLFTTQIYGGVPQGRQVGALQRGVDIIVGTPGRIEDLMEQGRLDLSEVVVTVLDEADHMCDLGFLEPVRRILQATADVTPTGARAQKLLFSATLDTQVAALVDEFLVEPSVHEVLGEDQASSTIDHQVLVVEQREKDRVIEELASGDGKTVVFARTRAYAERLADQLEDAGIRATSLHGDLNQSRRTRNLSLLTSGRVNVLVATDVAARGIHVDDVSLVIQADLPDEYKTYTHRAGRTGRAGKEGTVVTLVTRNRVRKMEGMLERAEIDAPMTPVAPGDALVTELAQR; encoded by the coding sequence ATGTCCCCCTTCAAGAAGGGCGCGCCCTCGCGCGCCGACAACACCGCCCGCCACGCGAACGGCACCCCTGCCTCGCGGAGCCCGAAGCACCGCGGCTACCGTGCCGAGGAGCCGTCCGCTGGTCGCCAGAAGGCGCGGTGGGATGCGGCGGAGCGCCGCGACCGCGCCGCGTCCGGAGAGCGCTCCGGCCGCCCGAACTGGGAGCCGCGCAGCAACGACGACGACCGCAGCCGCGGGCGGTTCCCGCGCGACGACCGGCGCGGTGCGCGGTCGTCCGACCGGGACGACCGCGGCGGCCGGTCGTACGACCGGAGCGACCGGGGCGGCCGCTCGTACGACCGGAGCGACCGGCCGCAGCGTCCCAACGACCGAGATGACCGTGGCGGCCGTTCGTACGACCGGAGCGACCGGAGCGACCGGCCGCAGCGCTCGTACGACCGGAACGACCGGCCGCAGCGTTCGTTCGATCGGAACGACCGGAGCGACCGGCCGCAGCGTCCCAACGACCGAGATGACCGTGGCGGCCGTTCGTACGACCGGAGCGACCGGCCGCAGCGGTCGTACGACCGGGATGACCGTGGTGGACGTTCGTTCGACCGGAGCGACCGGAGCGACCGGCCGCAGCGTTCGTTCGATCGGAACGACCGGAGCGACCGGCCGCAGCGTTCGTTCGATCGGAACGACCGGAGCGACCGGCCGCAGCGTTCGTTCGACCGGAGCGACCGGCCGCAGCGTTCGTTCGATCGGAACGACCGGAGCGACCGGCCGCAGCGTTCGTTCGACCGGAGCGACCGGCCGCAGCGCTCGTACGACCGGGACGACCGGCCGCAGCGTTCGTTCGACCGGAACGACCGGCCGCAGCGTTCGTTCGACCGCGATGACCGGACCGGCCGCACCCCGCGGGTCGCAGAGCGCTCGGGCCGCCACTTCGGCGATGCCCGTGAGGACCGTGCCGCTTACGTGCCCGCGGACGACGTCAAGCTCGAGAAGCTCCAGGCCGAGGCCACCGTCGCCGCGGACGTCGAGGGCGTGACCTTCGGCGACCTCGGCATCGGCTCCAACATCGTGCGGGTGCTCGCGGAGCTCGGCGCGGATCGTCCGTTCCCGATCCAGGCCGCGACGATCCCGGACGTCCTCGCCGGCAAGGACGTGCTCGGTCGAGGCCGCACGGGCTCCGGCAAGACGATCGCGTTCGGCGCGCCCCTCGTCGAGAAGCTCATGGAGAACGGTGGGGGCAAGAACCGCCGGATGGGCCGCAACCCCCGTGCGCTCATCCTGGCGCCGACGCGCGAGCTGGCGCTGCAGATCGACCGCACCGTCCAGCCGATCGCCCGTGCGGTGGGCCTGTTCACGACCCAGATCTACGGCGGGGTGCCGCAGGGCCGTCAGGTGGGCGCGCTGCAGCGCGGTGTCGACATCATCGTGGGCACGCCGGGTCGCATCGAGGACCTCATGGAGCAGGGGCGCCTCGACCTCAGCGAGGTCGTCGTCACCGTGCTCGACGAAGCCGACCACATGTGCGACCTCGGGTTCCTCGAGCCCGTCCGGCGCATCCTCCAGGCGACCGCCGACGTCACGCCGACCGGTGCGCGCGCGCAGAAGCTGCTGTTCAGCGCGACGCTCGACACCCAGGTCGCGGCGCTCGTCGACGAGTTCCTCGTCGAGCCGTCCGTGCACGAGGTCCTCGGCGAGGACCAGGCGTCCTCGACGATCGACCACCAGGTCCTCGTCGTCGAGCAGCGCGAGAAGGACCGCGTCATCGAGGAACTCGCGAGCGGCGACGGCAAGACCGTGGTGTTCGCGCGGACCCGTGCCTACGCCGAGCGTCTGGCCGACCAGCTCGAGGACGCCGGCATCCGGGCGACGAGCCTGCACGGCGACCTCAACCAGTCCCGACGCACCCGGAACCTGTCGCTCCTGACGAGCGGCCGGGTGAACGTCCTGGTCGCCACGGACGTCGCGGCGCGCGGCATCCACGTCGACGACGTCTCGCTCGTCATCCAGGCGGACCTGCCGGACGAGTACAAGACGTACACACACCGCGCCGGCCGCACCGGCCGTGCCGGCAAGGAGGGCACCGTCGTGACCCTCGTCACGCGGAACCGCGTCCGGAAGATGGAGGGCATGCTCGAGCGCGCCGAGATCGACGCCCCGATGACGCCCGTCGCTCCCGGCGACGCGCTCGTCACGGAGCTCGCCCAGCGCTGA
- a CDS encoding DinB family protein, whose protein sequence is MTPAELLAEAFARVPETVERAVRNLSEDQLAARPAAGANTLAWLAWHIARGQDAQIADLTGSEQVWTSDGWYDRFGLPFPADALGYGMSRDDVGRVRASSDLLLGYLRATTARTLEYVRGLAPEDLDAVVDEAWDPPVTAGARLVSILDDCVQHAGQAGYVRGLLFFVS, encoded by the coding sequence ATGACACCAGCAGAACTCCTCGCCGAAGCGTTCGCCCGCGTCCCCGAGACCGTCGAACGCGCCGTCCGGAACCTGTCGGAGGACCAGCTCGCCGCTCGGCCCGCCGCCGGTGCGAACACGCTCGCCTGGCTCGCCTGGCACATCGCCCGCGGGCAGGACGCGCAGATCGCCGACCTCACCGGCAGCGAGCAGGTGTGGACGAGCGACGGCTGGTACGACCGGTTCGGCCTGCCGTTCCCGGCCGACGCGCTGGGGTACGGCATGTCCCGCGACGACGTCGGACGGGTCCGCGCATCGTCCGACCTGCTGCTCGGTTACCTCCGCGCGACCACCGCCCGGACACTCGAGTACGTCCGGGGCCTCGCACCCGAGGACCTCGACGCCGTGGTCGACGAGGCATGGGACCCGCCCGTGACCGCCGGCGCCCGCCTCGTCAGCATCCTCGACGACTGCGTCCAGCACGCTGGACAGGCCGGGTACGTCCGCGGGCTCCTCTTCTTCGTGTCCTGA
- a CDS encoding MarR family transcriptional regulator — translation MTDTTTTATDRAPGTDADADASALSRVLNAYRLMQVHHARVLTRESAARGLNATDVRFVFFLSVAEAGVTPKQASEYLALSTGATTNLVDRLVDRGHIERRPNPEDRRSVLLQLTATGAETAEQIGVVYRAAFESGIPTEYLVPLARAFEQVAARLGECASADGCPDAVHAAG, via the coding sequence ATGACGGACACCACCACCACGGCCACGGACAGGGCCCCGGGCACGGACGCGGACGCGGACGCGTCGGCACTCTCCCGCGTGCTCAACGCGTACCGCCTCATGCAGGTGCACCACGCCCGCGTGCTGACCCGCGAGAGCGCCGCGCGCGGACTCAACGCCACGGACGTGCGCTTCGTGTTCTTCCTCTCGGTCGCGGAGGCCGGCGTCACCCCGAAGCAGGCGAGCGAGTACCTCGCACTCTCGACCGGTGCCACCACGAACCTCGTCGACCGCCTGGTCGACCGCGGACACATCGAGCGACGCCCGAACCCGGAGGACCGGCGGAGCGTCCTCCTGCAACTCACGGCGACGGGGGCCGAGACCGCCGAGCAGATCGGGGTCGTCTACCGCGCGGCGTTCGAGTCCGGGATCCCCACCGAGTACCTCGTCCCGCTCGCGCGGGCGTTCGAGCAGGTCGCCGCGCGCCTGGGCGAGTGCGCCAGCGCCGACGGCTGCCCGGACGCGGTCCACGCCGCGGGCTGA
- a CDS encoding signal peptidase I, producing the protein MTTTNIAIPAPAAVPAVRVDRLRDLRDWNRLVIATVARGVIATILGMALWAVAPAVIGWHPTTVMTGSMEPRLQPGDVVVSKPVAPTSLHLGQVLLYDDPDQPGELRLHRFHKAGEDGQIITKGDANPQADSTPITRSAVHGVGFIRVPYIGMPVMWLRDGEWKKVVILVLALTAMAFLSTIDAPLRRGPVVAATDDDEAGEGLPDDVDDLLIPVLVDEDEDEDDDADVPSGAPAAQGREGRRRLPARLFALIVGSAVVLAAVGTGLLLPSKAEAAPFGAMTSTSASFGAASSFSCLGRTVTYSPTIDYAFNAASGTSETDLGSSGTTATLSSGVTRVAGTCGSSPYVTLDGATGQVTSTSTTKITAPSVFTVEAWIRTSTAAGKVIGFGNSQTGSSSAYDRQLYINSAGDVSFSVYNSGNITLTSTKTVTDGRWHHVVGTMSSSGMVLYVDGVSVATNTNTAAEPDSGWWRIGYDNLSGWQNAPTSNYYKGDLDDVAVYNSALSAAQVSALYSAGR; encoded by the coding sequence ATGACCACGACCAACATCGCCATCCCGGCCCCCGCCGCGGTGCCCGCGGTGCGCGTGGACCGGCTCCGTGACCTGCGCGACTGGAACCGCCTGGTCATCGCCACCGTCGCACGCGGCGTCATCGCCACCATCCTCGGCATGGCGCTCTGGGCCGTGGCACCGGCCGTGATCGGCTGGCACCCCACCACCGTCATGACGGGTTCGATGGAGCCGCGCCTCCAGCCGGGCGACGTCGTCGTCTCGAAGCCGGTCGCGCCGACCTCCCTCCACCTCGGTCAGGTCCTGCTGTACGACGACCCCGACCAGCCCGGCGAGCTCCGTCTCCACCGCTTCCACAAGGCGGGCGAGGACGGCCAGATCATCACCAAGGGCGACGCCAACCCGCAGGCGGACTCCACGCCGATCACACGCAGCGCCGTCCACGGTGTCGGGTTCATCCGCGTGCCGTACATCGGGATGCCCGTCATGTGGCTCCGCGACGGTGAGTGGAAGAAGGTCGTGATCCTCGTCCTCGCGCTCACCGCCATGGCGTTCCTGTCCACGATCGACGCACCGCTCCGTCGCGGCCCCGTCGTCGCCGCGACGGACGACGACGAAGCCGGGGAGGGCCTCCCGGACGACGTCGACGACCTGCTCATCCCCGTCCTCGTCGACGAGGACGAGGACGAGGACGACGACGCGGACGTGCCGTCCGGTGCCCCCGCGGCACAGGGCCGGGAGGGACGTCGCCGTCTCCCCGCTCGCCTGTTCGCCCTCATCGTCGGCTCGGCCGTCGTGCTCGCCGCCGTCGGGACCGGACTGCTCCTGCCGAGCAAGGCCGAGGCCGCGCCCTTCGGCGCCATGACCTCCACGAGCGCGTCCTTCGGGGCCGCTTCGTCGTTCTCCTGCCTCGGTCGCACCGTGACCTACTCGCCGACGATCGACTACGCGTTCAACGCGGCGTCGGGCACGAGCGAGACCGACCTCGGTTCCAGCGGCACGACGGCCACGCTGTCGAGCGGTGTCACCCGCGTCGCCGGCACGTGCGGTTCGAGCCCGTACGTCACGCTCGACGGCGCGACCGGTCAGGTCACCTCGACGTCCACCACCAAGATCACCGCCCCCTCCGTGTTCACGGTCGAGGCGTGGATCCGGACCTCCACCGCCGCGGGCAAGGTCATCGGCTTCGGCAACAGCCAGACGGGCAGCTCGAGCGCGTACGACCGACAGCTGTACATCAACTCGGCGGGCGACGTCTCGTTCAGCGTCTACAACAGCGGCAACATCACGCTCACGTCGACCAAGACGGTGACGGACGGCCGGTGGCACCACGTGGTCGGCACGATGTCGTCGAGCGGCATGGTCCTCTACGTCGACGGCGTCAGCGTCGCCACGAACACGAACACCGCTGCCGAGCCCGACTCCGGCTGGTGGCGCATCGGGTACGACAACCTGAGCGGCTGGCAGAACGCGCCCACGAGCAACTACTACAAGGGCGACCTCGACGACGTCGCGGTCTACAACTCGGCCCTGTCGGCTGCCCAGGTCAGCGCGCTCTACTCCGCCGGCCGCTGA
- a CDS encoding exonuclease SbcCD subunit D C-terminal domain-containing protein: protein MRILHTGDWHLGRTLLGADLLDHQAAFLDHLVDLVQEHAVDLVVVAGDVYDRAVPPVPAVRMLSRVLERLSALAPVVVTPGNHDSAVRLGFGAGVMAQRVRILAEVERLHEPVLLDDDHGTVAVYGVPYLAPDMVRHALAADPDAPLARSHEAVVRAALDRVRADLGRRPGVRSVVVAHAFVGGGAPSESEQDIRVGGVDRVPAGVFDGIDYVALGHLHGPQRVGDADRIRYAGSPLAFSFGERHQRKSVTLVELGADGGVSVELLPAPVPRRLVDVRATMAEIEQGAAAEHADAWVRVSVTDTVHPDRMYARVKDRFPHALSILHEPAGGVTDRTAATVTAASDPVEVAADFVAFATGGPATEAETAVLRDAYEAALAAGGER from the coding sequence ATGCGGATCCTGCACACGGGGGACTGGCACCTCGGGCGGACACTGCTCGGCGCGGACCTGCTCGACCACCAGGCGGCCTTCCTGGACCACCTCGTCGATCTCGTGCAGGAGCACGCGGTGGACCTGGTCGTCGTCGCGGGCGACGTCTACGACCGGGCGGTCCCACCCGTGCCCGCCGTCCGCATGCTGTCCCGCGTGCTGGAGCGACTGAGCGCCCTCGCCCCCGTCGTCGTGACGCCCGGCAACCACGACTCCGCCGTGCGCCTCGGCTTCGGCGCCGGCGTGATGGCGCAACGGGTCCGGATCCTCGCCGAGGTCGAGCGGCTGCACGAGCCGGTCCTCCTGGACGACGACCACGGCACGGTCGCCGTCTACGGGGTGCCCTACCTCGCGCCGGACATGGTGCGCCATGCGCTCGCGGCCGATCCCGACGCGCCGCTCGCACGCTCGCACGAGGCCGTCGTCCGTGCCGCACTCGACCGGGTCCGCGCCGACCTCGGTCGCCGTCCCGGTGTCCGGAGCGTCGTGGTCGCGCACGCGTTCGTCGGCGGCGGCGCACCGAGCGAGAGCGAGCAGGACATCCGCGTGGGCGGTGTCGACCGCGTGCCCGCGGGCGTGTTCGACGGCATCGACTACGTCGCTCTCGGGCACCTGCACGGCCCTCAGCGGGTCGGCGACGCCGACCGCATCCGGTACGCCGGTTCGCCGCTCGCGTTCTCGTTCGGCGAGCGGCACCAGCGCAAGTCGGTGACCCTCGTGGAGCTCGGTGCGGACGGCGGTGTGTCCGTCGAGTTGCTCCCCGCACCCGTGCCGCGGCGGCTCGTCGACGTCCGGGCGACGATGGCCGAGATCGAGCAGGGGGCGGCCGCCGAGCACGCCGATGCCTGGGTCCGTGTGAGCGTCACCGACACCGTGCATCCGGATCGCATGTACGCGCGGGTGAAGGACCGGTTCCCCCACGCCCTGTCGATCCTCCACGAGCCCGCGGGCGGTGTCACCGATCGCACCGCCGCGACCGTCACCGCCGCGTCGGACCCGGTCGAGGTCGCGGCCGACTTCGTGGCGTTCGCGACCGGTGGCCCGGCGACCGAGGCCGAGACCGCCGTGTTGCGCGACGCGTACGAGGCCGCCCTCGCCGCCGGAGGGGAGCGCTGA